In Streptococcus respiraculi, one DNA window encodes the following:
- a CDS encoding Sapep family Mn(2+)-dependent dipeptidase, producing the protein MNESLLIKRLEEIQPQLQAAIKRLVSVYSIEGEASPEAPFGAGPKAALLEVLTIAEELGFRTKNVDHKVGYAQYGEDHPAGYIGVFGHVDVVPIGEGWKHEPLGCEIENNRMYGRGVLDNKGPILTNLFALYVLKELGIEFPYPIRIVFGTNEETGFKCVTHYLTKEEPPLFGWTPDCKWPVVYGERGRVRIRLSSSEDYVNDFYQFINDFILSSTNDGRKLGIDFSDEDFGTVVMRGYQLRKEWGHSFEFSISYPASCTKEQLVAQIETHLPPTIHIEIVSNWDPVLYDKSSCYVQTLQQVYNECTGNDATPVTTTGGTFAKIVPNIIAYGPSYPGQTDIAHLPDEWIDLDDLKMNTCIYGLALARLKTVLEQEQKD; encoded by the coding sequence ATGAATGAAAGCTTGCTGATAAAACGATTAGAAGAGATTCAACCACAATTGCAGGCTGCCATTAAACGCTTGGTTTCTGTGTATAGTATAGAAGGGGAAGCAAGCCCTGAGGCACCATTTGGTGCAGGTCCTAAAGCAGCCTTATTGGAAGTTTTAACCATAGCAGAAGAGCTGGGCTTTAGGACCAAAAATGTGGATCATAAGGTTGGCTATGCTCAATATGGAGAAGATCATCCAGCTGGATATATTGGGGTTTTTGGACATGTCGATGTGGTGCCGATTGGTGAAGGCTGGAAGCATGAACCTCTGGGCTGCGAAATTGAGAACAATCGTATGTATGGCCGAGGTGTTTTGGACAATAAAGGTCCTATTTTGACCAATTTATTTGCCTTATATGTGTTAAAAGAACTAGGGATAGAATTTCCCTATCCCATCCGTATTGTATTTGGGACTAATGAAGAGACAGGTTTCAAGTGTGTGACTCATTATCTGACCAAGGAGGAGCCTCCTCTATTTGGCTGGACGCCTGACTGTAAATGGCCAGTTGTGTATGGAGAAAGAGGGCGTGTAAGGATCCGTCTATCGAGTTCTGAAGATTATGTGAATGACTTCTATCAGTTTATCAATGATTTTATCTTGTCTTCAACAAATGACGGTCGAAAGTTGGGTATTGATTTTTCAGATGAAGACTTTGGTACCGTTGTGATGAGAGGCTACCAGCTAAGGAAAGAATGGGGGCATTCCTTTGAATTTTCAATCAGCTATCCAGCTAGTTGCACCAAGGAGCAACTGGTAGCACAAATTGAAACGCATCTACCGCCGACCATCCATATCGAGATAGTGAGTAATTGGGATCCAGTCTTGTATGATAAGTCATCTTGCTATGTGCAAACCCTGCAACAAGTCTACAATGAGTGTACAGGAAATGATGCAACACCAGTGACAACGACCGGAGGGACTTTTGCAAAAATTGTGCCGAATATCATTGCCTATGGTCCGAGCTATCCTGGACAGACAGATATTGCACATCTGCCAGATGAATGGATTGATTTAGATGATTTAAAGATGAACACCTGTATTTACGGCTTAGCCCTAGCTCGTCTCAAGACAGTGTTAGAACAAGAACAGAAAGATTAA
- a CDS encoding haloacid dehalogenase-like hydrolase, which yields MVKRILDCTTSDFLSYDRKELKQAIQAGEGRTICSEMVASRPSCGGNLSNAEIARAFGADLMLLNGFDCFHPVVYGIEGESKEVIHKLKELVGRPIGANLEPIDADVAMLEGRITLEEGRICTVETLQAANELGLDFVCLTGNPGTGVSNKQIAHYIRVAREHFNGLIIAGKMHGAGANEPVSNLEIMKEFIDAGADIVLVPAVGTVPGFTDEELVKIVQFAHANGALVMSAIGTSQEGATERVIEDLAIRNKIAGVDIQHIGDAGYGGLANVENIFAMSVAIRGRRHTINRVAISVNR from the coding sequence ATGGTAAAACGAATTTTAGACTGTACAACAAGTGACTTTTTATCCTACGATAGAAAAGAATTAAAACAAGCAATTCAAGCAGGAGAAGGACGAACCATTTGTTCAGAAATGGTTGCCTCAAGACCGTCTTGTGGAGGAAATCTGAGTAATGCTGAAATCGCACGTGCATTTGGTGCAGATTTGATGCTCCTAAATGGTTTTGATTGTTTCCATCCAGTTGTCTACGGTATCGAAGGAGAGTCAAAAGAGGTTATCCACAAGTTAAAGGAATTAGTAGGACGTCCAATCGGTGCGAATCTAGAACCGATTGATGCAGATGTGGCGATGTTAGAAGGACGCATTACCTTGGAGGAAGGACGAATCTGTACCGTTGAAACCTTGCAAGCAGCAAATGAGCTAGGCTTAGATTTTGTTTGCCTAACAGGAAATCCAGGAACAGGTGTTTCAAATAAACAGATTGCCCACTATATTCGAGTGGCTAGAGAGCATTTTAATGGTCTGATTATTGCTGGGAAAATGCACGGAGCAGGCGCAAATGAGCCGGTGTCCAATCTTGAGATTATGAAAGAATTTATCGATGCTGGAGCAGACATTGTTCTTGTACCAGCTGTCGGCACTGTTCCTGGCTTTACTGATGAAGAATTAGTTAAAATTGTTCAGTTTGCCCATGCAAATGGTGCACTCGTCATGTCAGCGATTGGAACTAGTCAAGAAGGTGCGACAGAGCGCGTGATTGAAGATTTGGCGATCCGTAACAAAATTGCAGGAGTGGATATCCAGCATATCGGCGATGCAGGTTATGGGGGCTTGGCTAACGTGGAAAATATCTTTGCCATGTCGGTAGCAATTCGGGGACGTCGCCATACGATTAACAGAGTAGCTATTTCCGTCAATAGATAG
- a CDS encoding YqgQ family protein, translating into MTKLYDVQQLLKRFGIIIYMGNRLYDIELMQIELHGLYQAGVLDRMEYMEAELVLRREHRLESEYQEKKES; encoded by the coding sequence ATGACGAAACTTTATGATGTACAGCAATTGTTAAAGCGTTTTGGAATTATTATCTATATGGGAAATCGGCTCTATGATATCGAGTTGATGCAGATTGAGTTGCATGGTTTGTATCAAGCGGGAGTGCTAGACCGTATGGAGTATATGGAAGCTGAATTGGTTTTAAGACGCGAACATCGCTTGGAGTCAGAGTATCAAGAGAAAAAGGAGAGTTAA
- a CDS encoding rhodanese-like domain-containing protein, whose protein sequence is MSTLYVLLGFLVLLGAWMGFNYWRLRQAAKVVENHEFAEKIHTSQLIDVREPGEYHKKHIMGARNIPYQQLKQSLAALRKDKPVLLYENDRGQLVTQAALLLKKQGFNEIYILSYGLNAWDGKVKTVAN, encoded by the coding sequence ATGTCAACATTATATGTATTACTAGGATTTCTCGTATTACTAGGGGCTTGGATGGGGTTCAATTACTGGCGCTTGCGCCAAGCCGCAAAAGTAGTAGAAAACCATGAATTTGCGGAAAAAATTCATACCAGCCAGCTAATTGATGTGCGAGAGCCAGGAGAATACCATAAAAAACATATTATGGGTGCCCGTAATATCCCTTATCAACAATTGAAACAAAGTCTTGCAGCCCTTCGGAAAGATAAGCCTGTCTTGTTGTATGAAAATGATCGCGGACAGTTGGTTACTCAAGCAGCTCTGCTATTGAAAAAGCAAGGATTTAACGAAATTTATATTCTTAGCTATGGTTTGAATGCCTGGGATGGCAAAGTGAAAACAGTGGCTAACTAG
- a CDS encoding SEC10/PgrA surface exclusion domain-containing protein, translated as MKKYTGLVLLTALVLGAAQPSAAVATVTEIHQPSQAQLDQAVKKAEAEVQATQAEVNRLANEVNQAEAPYKEAKERLERAQRKVNAINQMVLSAEYIASLEEYNVTDAAEQEARNHLKELKAGERAANSFKSNPDDQVRTVNPAQLTEEQKKELAHFAADVINQLRSQAGTHKVIVSEGAQQLAATAQSSSQDTATIAASLGLKSARGEQVPAYTDLVAASAKSATMDNLKAGLYEAILSWLVDSEKWDDAVRIVGLNDETPSYLGLAVSSAGLRLILVPQENINQGSSFNQTEIVNPNTREAILEEANQAAAELQKKQAAYEIVTDQLKEAKATLAVAQDRLKQVQDALAKAKGVAKPPVTKPSHTKPAPPSTKSNSVKPVKPVKPVKPVKPVKPVKPVKPKAGAQATDTTVPVYRLYHPGLRVHLYTKDSNEKTVLSQRGWQYEGISWKTETQKGKPVYRLYHPGLKVHLYTIDANEYKVLANRGWKQEGVAYRSYGDVKIYRLYHPGLKKHLYTKDANEYKVLANRGWKQEGIAWYSR; from the coding sequence ATGAAAAAATATACAGGGTTGGTCTTGCTCACAGCTTTAGTCTTAGGAGCAGCTCAACCATCGGCAGCAGTGGCAACCGTCACCGAGATTCATCAGCCGTCTCAAGCGCAGCTAGATCAAGCAGTAAAAAAGGCAGAAGCAGAGGTTCAAGCAACTCAGGCAGAAGTAAATCGCTTGGCTAATGAAGTCAATCAGGCAGAAGCACCTTACAAAGAGGCAAAAGAACGCTTAGAACGGGCCCAACGAAAAGTGAATGCCATCAATCAAATGGTGTTATCAGCAGAATACATCGCGTCTTTAGAGGAGTATAATGTAACAGATGCTGCCGAACAAGAGGCACGCAATCACCTAAAAGAGTTAAAGGCTGGGGAGCGTGCTGCTAATTCATTTAAAAGCAATCCTGATGATCAGGTTAGAACGGTTAACCCCGCTCAACTGACGGAGGAACAAAAGAAAGAATTGGCGCATTTTGCGGCGGATGTCATCAATCAGTTGAGAAGCCAAGCAGGAACTCATAAAGTGATTGTTTCAGAAGGTGCGCAGCAGTTAGCAGCAACAGCTCAGTCGTCAAGTCAAGATACAGCTACTATTGCAGCAAGTCTAGGTTTAAAATCTGCTCGAGGCGAACAGGTGCCAGCCTATACAGACCTTGTAGCAGCAAGCGCAAAATCTGCAACCATGGATAATCTTAAAGCGGGGCTTTATGAAGCCATCTTGTCATGGTTAGTAGATAGTGAGAAGTGGGATGATGCCGTTCGAATCGTTGGATTAAATGATGAAACACCTTCTTATCTTGGTTTAGCTGTATCAAGCGCAGGTCTTCGCCTTATTCTAGTACCGCAAGAAAATATCAACCAAGGAAGTAGCTTTAATCAGACAGAAATCGTCAATCCAAATACAAGAGAGGCGATTTTAGAGGAGGCAAATCAAGCTGCTGCTGAGCTTCAGAAGAAACAAGCTGCCTATGAAATTGTAACAGATCAGTTAAAAGAGGCAAAAGCAACTTTGGCTGTGGCTCAAGACCGGTTGAAGCAAGTGCAAGATGCCTTGGCAAAAGCGAAAGGAGTGGCTAAACCACCTGTAACCAAGCCAAGCCACACCAAGCCTGCTCCGCCCTCTACCAAATCAAATAGCGTCAAACCAGTAAAGCCAGTAAAGCCAGTAAAGCCAGTAAAGCCAGTAAAGCCAGTAAAGCCAGTAAAACCAAAGGCAGGGGCACAAGCAACAGATACGACTGTTCCTGTTTACCGCCTCTACCATCCAGGTTTAAGAGTTCACCTCTACACCAAAGATAGCAATGAAAAGACAGTCTTGTCTCAGCGTGGTTGGCAGTATGAAGGAATTTCGTGGAAGACAGAGACACAGAAAGGAAAGCCAGTCTACCGCCTCTATCATCCAGGGCTCAAAGTTCATCTTTATACAATTGATGCGAATGAATATAAGGTTTTAGCAAATCGTGGTTGGAAACAAGAGGGTGTTGCTTACCGTTCTTACGGAGATGTCAAAATTTACCGTCTCTATCACCCAGGTTTGAAGAAACACTTGTATACCAAAGATGCAAATGAATACAAAGTCTTAGCAAATCGTGGCTGGAAGCAAGAAGGCATCGCTTGGTATAGCCGATAG